Part of the Triplophysa dalaica isolate WHDGS20190420 chromosome 23, ASM1584641v1, whole genome shotgun sequence genome is shown below.
AGATTATCCTCTCGAAAAGGTTTTAACGGAATGGGAAACTCGTCCGCATGCCACAGTAGCAAATTTACTGTCAATTTTGGAAAAAGCGGAAAGAACAGATGTTACTACCGACTTAAAAGACATCATAGGTAGGCTATTGCGCACACATTTTACCATTTTGAAACAGTCAATTTTTTATGAACCTGCTATACATACACTTTTTTACATGTATTCCCTTACGTCTTTTAATCCAAATATTCTATGATAAAAGACTCGTTAAACGTTAATGTCATATTCACAGTATGAGGAAGTGACGCGTTACATATGTTGCATtagttattattaaattataaagatTTTCAGTTGACTGtccatttttttctacttttgcACAGATGAAGACTGCAAGAAGTATTTAGAAAGACTACAAAGAAAACCTTTGCAGGTCCCAGTGGTGGATAGTTGCGGGCCCCGCACCCAGGAACGAGACGGCATTACACTGTATGATGATCCTCAAGGTATCTTTGGTCTGAACACACTATGGAATATTCCTTTTAGTCACCTTTAgtttcataaaaacaattttcGTCTTTGTCTTGTCCGTAGGTGTATCACCTGAGACCTTTGATGCTTTTATCTGCTATTGTCAGAGTGACTTCCAGTTTGTTCATGAGATGATCAAACAGTTAGAACAGACCGAGTGCAACCTGAAGTTGTGTGTGTCTGACAGAGACGTCCTTCCTGGTACATGTGTGTGGACCATCACGAGTGAACTCATAGAAAAAAGGCAAGCTTTTTTGGTGTTGTTGATCATAATCAAGCTTTGTCCCTGTGATAGGGTTAAAACAAACTAACAATATTCCTTCTTATATGTTGCCCCTTAGATGTAAAAGAATGGTGGTTGTTATTTCTGATGACTATCTGGACAGCGATGCGTGTGACTTTCAGACAAAGTTTGCACTAAGCCTTTGTCCAGGTacaatttttcttaaaaagtgCTGTTACAGTTTCTATTATATTATTCGTTTTTAGTGACCGTTTGACTTTGTTGTTATAGAGTATATAATGTTAATCTTCTTTTACTCATTTATGAGATGTCTTATTCCtaagtgtttaaaaaatgatattgcaGACTTAAGAAACTTTCTGATTACACACATGCCACCGTGCCATTTTCACTTCATATCTGTTTTTGATACAGGGGCCCGCTCCAAACGTCTGATCCCCGTTGTCTACAAAGCGATGAAGAGGCCTTTCCCAAGCATTCTGCGTTTTCTGACAATTTGTGATTACACCAGACCTTGCACACAGATCTGGTTCTGGACACGACTGGCCAAGGCGCTCTCCCTCCCCTAAACATTTCTACAGAAAACATTATGCCTTTGCTCTGTAGTCATCACTCAGTAAAGCACAATGCTCTCAATGAAAGAAGAAGGGAAAATACCACATTGTGATTGTTTCACATTAGAGAGTTTCTTAAGCTAAATAGTGGGTCCACTTTTTGAACGTTTCTATAAAGGTACTTTTTATGGTATTTTACAAAAGGTGTTTTACCCTATTCAAAAggtctctcaatctctctcccAGAGCAGAGCACCAAGAATGGGAGTAGGTGGAGACATGCTTACTCATTCAGTTTTATTCAGTTGTCCTTGTACAGTATTTGATATTTTCAAGCTCTAATAACAGTATTTTGTTGCAATGTGCAAACGTGCATtgtcttttgttaaaaaatgtgcatgccaaatgtttttttcttgagtaTTTTACATGTGTAAACTGAATGTATATAAGCAGCATGTTCTCTCTAAAACgcaaaatgctgttttctgcaatgtTGTGTTCAATCTGTCTTTCACACTGGGAatcttttgtgttataaaatattgctatactacagtatatatattattaccaaatatatttaatttaggaTAACTGAATGAATTATATTGGTTACATCATCATGGTTTGTTATCCATGTATTAACTTCTAAAACATGGTTCTAAATTTTAACATTTCTAATATCTGATTTCCCCCACAATTTCTTCGGCACCAAGTAGATTTCCTGTAACGTAATGTACGAATGTTTGATAAATTGTCcaactttttttgtatttaatccattttaaagaatttatcCACTGGCTTTGTCGTTAATGTGTATCTGTCGAAGCAATGAAGTTGGTAAAAGcaataaagagaaaaacatttttttcattttcaaaacttCTGTGGGCCTTGGGTAACTGAAAATTAAAGGAACAAGTCtcctaccataaaaatgaatatatttgacTCATATTTATCTGTGTTTGTAAACATATTATGTAAAGACTATGTTATTCACATGATACATTCAATGCATCTTTGCTATATGTGCATATCTTTATATATCCACACATTTTCagctatttattttaaattagtgATCCTATGAACAATACTTTTGCACTTCATAGCCTAGTAGTGACGTATGGACCTTTGGCAGTGACCCATCAAGCACAAATACTATTTGTAAGGTACTCTTCATTCCACAAGAGGGCAGCACAATCAACCTACGTTATTTATTGCATGAACTCAAAAATCCCAAAGTGATGTGAAAACTGTTTGTTACAATGTACTAATGTTCTCCtctttaataaacaatgtttgtAATAGTATATTATTGCTATCTATACAGCTCTCGACATGGATTCACCTGTGTTGTATATTCATatcaaaatctgtcattttgattATTCTATGTGGTTGTTTTTAACTCCGCTACTAAAGAATACAACATTTCCACATTGTATTCATCAAACAATAGTAactaaatacattattttggaTTGAACgcatcatgtttttaatataattacacACCCAAGATGGCCGCCTATCGCGACCGTTAGCGTGCTGTACAGGAATGCGGTGGGCGGGGCTTTCTGGCACTGGTGGCAAACTTTGGGAATGATAGAAAAGGCTGTTGAAGATAGTCGCAGAGTGAAGCTGGAATGTTACTGTCTTGCGGGTTGGAATAACATTCATAATTTGTTTACTGTAATCGCCAAACTCTAGTCTTTGGATTCGGTAGGATATAAATAAACGAACGCAATCCTAAGACATGTCGGAGGACCTGAGCTCTCAACCCTGGTCCATCAACAAAGATGACTATGAGCTGCAGGAGGTAATCGGTAAGTGTTTCTTGATATAATTGTGAGAAATGTGTGGCCCTGTATGCTTAAGAAACGTGTATTTTAGTAGCTCGTTTCAAGCTGGTATATGTTGGCTATATGTGTTTAGGAAG
Proteins encoded:
- the myd88 gene encoding myeloid differentiation primary response protein MyD88; the encoded protein is MATKLSIDHEAIPITALNCSFRKKLGLYLNPTNTVASDWRTIAEMMDFTYLEIKNFEKRDYPLEKVLTEWETRPHATVANLLSILEKAERTDVTTDLKDIIDEDCKKYLERLQRKPLQVPVVDSCGPRTQERDGITLYDDPQGVSPETFDAFICYCQSDFQFVHEMIKQLEQTECNLKLCVSDRDVLPGTCVWTITSELIEKRCKRMVVVISDDYLDSDACDFQTKFALSLCPGARSKRLIPVVYKAMKRPFPSILRFLTICDYTRPCTQIWFWTRLAKALSLP